The Arachis duranensis cultivar V14167 chromosome 9, aradu.V14167.gnm2.J7QH, whole genome shotgun sequence genomic sequence ATGGGGAGTAAGTTGTTGCTTTTTAAGTGTCTCCATGAGAAACCTTACATGAAGATGACATTGAACTAAAATTTGTTTATCCAATTCACTGAACTCTATTGCAGAGAGGAGATCATTAAGCATGGGGACTGCAGAATCTCTAGAGCGCAGCTAACATGCATGTGCCCGGGGCATGAGATTTCAGAAGAGGTTTGcatttaagaattaaaattcCATAAAATTAACAACACTAACTCATTAATTCTTCGGTGATTTACATATCgaaacaataatataaattacCTTAAAATTGCAGGTGTTTACACTGATGGCTATTAGAACAACACATGAACAGAGTAACAAAAGGATACTGTGGAGCTTACCACCATTGTTTGCGGTAATCTCAATTATTAAGTATAACAATTCTAAATATGTGTAACAATGTAGCATATAGTAAGTCTAATATGAGTGTTATGTCTAGAAACTTGTACAATTGTGTGAATGATTAACtggatttaatacaatttgaatTGACTAGTCTCATATTTTGTGTGTTATGCTATACATTATTTATCAAATTCCAGGAGGACATCTTTAGAGATAAAACACTGGATGACTTGCTCAGAGACTATGGAAAAGATTTTATGCAACCCAACAAGAATATTAAGTGGGTATGTCCACTGACCTTAACTAatttaagtatttaaaattagagGACAAAACTAATTTAGGTATATATATCATTTGTTGTGTAcatgatatttaaatcaaagaaattttcaaattttaggtATATATACCAATTAAGGAGAAGGTTGGTCATTGGTATCTTATAGTCTTTAGCATCATAGACAAGGTAACCTATTATTTCGATGTGTTATCACCAAAACATGGCGAGGAACAAAGGTTCCAAGACATGAAAGTAATAGTAAGTATTTCAATATAGCAAGTAACATGATATGCTAAAACAAGGTCCATTGTGTCTCATAAAGCCATGGTTACAGGGACAAGTGCTTGTTCAAATAATATTATCAGAGGATTATGTCAAACATGGAATGCCAGGTAAGAACCATTTTGAAAAATGGGATATACTCAGAGGATATGGATTACCGCAACTGGAATCAAGGTAGACCATTTATTAGTATGTTTTCGCTTCTCTTGTCAATGCACATCCTTCCATTGAGGTTTTAATCAAACTTTAACAATCTGACACAGTGAAAATTCTGCTTGTTGGGTTATGCAATGGCTGAATATGGAATCTCACTTCACCCCATCTGTCCTTGGAGTGGTAAGGGTACACACCTTGAGTTGTCTTAGCTCTACTTATAATCATCGTATTATTAAAGTGCCAATTTGGTGAACATGTAGCTCAAGGATGAGAAGGTCCGCATGAGTAGCACCTTGAAGCTTGTATTATCTGAGAGCAACGAAAGGAAGCGAGACGTTCAAATAAGCACAGATCGATGGTGGAATGCAGTTGTGGCAAAAAATTAActagatatttaaatttgagtGCAAAAATATTTCTATCATATGGTTATTAACTTAGGTATTTGAATTTAAGTTCCaaaatgtttattttgcttATGGATAAGATAATTATCCATGCTTATgatttaaactattttaatcatatttaaattattttttactcatTTTTCACATTGAATTAAACCGATGCACATAGCAATCTTGTTGCAAGgtgcaaaaaatattaaaatttaactaataactaaaaatcttctCATCATTAAAGAACAATGAAATGAGAGCACATAGTTTAAAGCACTATGttattaacataaaaagaaaCCTGTCATAGAAATAGTCACAGAGATGATGATAGAGGATAACAAAGGACTATTTTACAttattctcttctatttttagaGACTTCAATGtgtgataaaataattaactcatctcaatttctcaaaaattgagatgaattaaaaaaattgagtgacTATTTTTTACTAACAGGATTCATTTTTGTAAGTCTCTTGTGTCTCATACTAGTGAAAAAGTAGCActttaaaatagaaatataatcATAAAACAGCAGACAACTTAGAATAATGAATTTAAAAGAGTCCATTGTTGTCTTTGTATGATCTATCACTAACTAACTTGCATAGCATAACTAATGAATGAATTGAAGTTAAAAGGATTGAGTTTTGCCATTGTATGATCTACCACCAACTAACTTACATAATATTACTAGTGCATGAATTTGAATATCCTTGTTATTATATGAAGAGTAATATAAGATCCAAGCATTCAGACTTATGAAACACTAATACCCAAAACAAAAGACAAGATGAAAAAACCCCTCAAATTTTAACATAAACACCATATTTATTCCCAACTTTCATCTTTCATCTTTCATCAATGTAGCTTAAAATTGGTAATCAGTAACTACAAAAACTCAATTAGAcataattaaaagttagaacTTAAACCCAACATACACCAAATTAGACAGGATTAGTTTCCCACATTTGTGATGTATTTAAATAGAAGATATCCATATttcaaaaagacaaaaaaaaactaaaggtTAAATCAAAGGTAATTTGAGCTGGGACAAGTAAATAATACGTAATACAcattacaaattaaatgaaacaaaaataatataggcCTAATTAATTTCATTGGCTCCATCGTCCtcatttccaaattcataaTTAGAGTCATCTATCTCCATATCCTGAAATAACACAAAATTTATGAGCAACACATGAAAAATTCTAAAGTAGTcagtaaataaaatatcaaagttGAGAAATGTCTCACTTGATCTCTGCTAGATTTAGAACTAGAATTTACCGCACATTCACCTTCATCTTCCTCATAAATGAAGTCTTCTTCCTCATCCCACATAGCCTCATATGCATCATCATCTGTAAGTAGACTATGCCGTTCATGTGAACCCCTATCATACTTACTCCGATCTGGACATGTAGTTTTGTTATGTCCGAGCTCCCGACATATACTACACCGTTGTCCGGCACGATCCTTAGCTCTTCTACGAATTGGGGGGTCACGAGGATCTGTATGAGTGGCAGGAATTGCACTACTAGAAGCAACTGCACTAGCAATATCATCGGCTTTCATTTTATCCACTGTGTTTATCGCCCAATCCCTCATGCTCCTGAACCTATCATCTTTACCTGCTGATAGTGTAGCCACCAATCTAAACCAGTCCATCAAACACCAGTATTGGGTAGACTTTAAGCAATCCCAAGTGAACCCCCTTGTATCTTGTATTTGTTGTTTCACATTTTTGGTCCACCTATCTAGAACTAAACATTTTGGCAATTCACAAATGTCAAGTGTAACTAAAACAGATAGAATGTGTTCGCAAGGAATGCCAAATGACTCCATCCTCATACAGGAGCAAGTAAACTCCATTGGTAAATCACAGAAAGATACTTGCCATGTATCGTTAGGACTACCATACTTAACCACAATGTATAACATATAAGAACCAACATCAATGCAATCTAACACTTTCATTGAACCAGACCTTATAATAATAGGGCGAAATAGAAAAAATACCTCTCTTGTATATAAATTAGCTGCAGACTTCTCCAATGACAATAAATGAGTTTGCATCACAGGTACTCCATGTGCACATTCAAAGTCTGCTAGACTATCTTTGAAACGAATGTAGGCAACACATCTATCAAAGTGCTCTACAAAATCTCTTAAATTATACCTGGACTTGACATACTTTGCAATAACTGAGTGCAACCCCTCACATCGAGAAGTGGTCCTAAACCCAGCAAAGAACTTCCCACGGATATGTGCTGTTGCCCAACTATGACGGTTATCATACATATCAATTATCCATTGCTTGTCTTGCACATCAAACTCTTCAACCATCCGATCCCACTTACTACGGAATACACCAACCTCGTAATCACCCAGCATGCACTTCTTAAACTGCGATGTGAACCTAGGATTACCTACATTACTTGTGGCATTGCGAATAAGGTGCCAAGCACATAGGCGATGATGTGCATTAGGAAAAATTTTTTCGATTGCATTTTTCATTGAAAGGGCACCATCTGTGATAACTAAAATTGGGGCCTTCCCCTTCATTGCTTCCAGTAAACTTTTTAACAACCAAATATATGTTTGCTCTGACTCATCACACACAAGAGCGGCCGCAAAGACAACTGTGCGATTATGGTTATTAACACCCGAAAAAACGACAAGCGGACAATGATATTTGTTCTTCTTGTAAGTAGCGTCAAAAGCCAATACATCACCAAACAATTGATAATCCATTTGGCTTATTCCatcacaccaaaataaattctttatcGAGTGAAACCTATCAACCTCATATCTTATAACCATGACAGGATCAATGGACTTCATCTTCCTCAAAAATTGAAGAGCTGCACTAGCATCACCCTTCAACCGTCGACATTGCTGTGCGACTTGATTGTACAAGTCCCTGGGCAAAAAGGGAACATTGTGGTGACCACCAGATTGGCTTGAGAGTGTTGCAAAAATATGTGCAGTGCCTAATCCACCCTTCCTCATTATATTTATTTGCTCAATATCTGCAGCAGGTATTTTTCTGTGACCAGGAAGCATTGCAGTAAAAATTGGAGGAAGAAGGTCATGATTATGCAAAtcagaaaattttgaaacaatCCAGCGACCACTAACAACGTCAAATGACACCTGAACCTTTGCCTTACAGCCACATCTAGTTTCAGCTCTAGGCTCTTGTTTTCTGGTATGCATATTATCTGCCTTTTTTCGTCGGAAGCCCTCGCGACAACAAACAAAATTCTGTCGATTGATTATCCCATTGTGCTTTCGCGTCTTACTTTTTCGACCACTAAATCCCTTTGACTTGGCAAATGCATTGTAGAAATCAAAAGCCACTCCTAGATCACTGAAATGATATCTTTTTATATCAACATCTACAATATTCAAGAACTCAGTCTTTCCTATGTCCTCCCACCCGTCAATCTTATAAGATTCATCCAATTGATCAAAATGGGTACCTTCATTGGATTCAGAAGCACCAACTTCTGCATTTGCCAAGTTAGCATCCATGAAGATATCGTCGTCCAGGAGCTCATCACTGTTTCTCAAGGGATTCTCCAAATTCCCGTGAAACCCGTCAACATTATTGGTGTCATCTACATAATCCTACATGAACAAATTAATTTAGGCTAGGTATTTGATGGCATGATGCAAGAAATCTATCAAAATTAATCCTAAGAGTGTGACTTAGGTTTCAGATTGATGAAAAACCTACCACATTAGACATTGGGATTCAGATTACTTCCTCGCAGAGATTGAGAGATAAGATATACGCCataaatttgataaagaaaaaagcTTGTAAGGGTGTAAAATATGAAACTTAGGAGATGTATAGTTGAACATCAACAGAATTAATAttagagtgaagaagaagataatgatgttgatgttgaCGAAGGAGACAATTGTGTGTTTAACTAGTTGGAAATTATGAAATTCAATTTTGTGTGTGGGTGAAATTTAGGATTCAGCAAAATTTTTTATGGAAATAACAAATTCTATTGGGCCGTAGTTCATATACCActaattgcaaaaaaaaattgattataattGACAAAATATAACCCACCGTTGgatcaaatttaataatgaTCTAACCGTTGATTTAAGTTTTCACCACAATTGGTGAAAAAATAAGTGAGGACCACCGAATCATTCACCAAGTACTGTAATGTATTCAAAATTACgcatccaaattttttatttaaccaAATCTAACGAGTTGAAATAAtacgttttttttttgtcaataaacCTTAACTCAAGTGGCACAAGTATTCTTTCCTATTAAGAGGTCTCAGGTTCGAGTCTCATTATGTGTAAACTTGACCAAAAAAAGGATATCATGTGTGTGTGAATGTGTAATCTAGGATTGGGGATTGTCCAATTCATCGACAAAAAAAAATACGTTTTAGATTCACATACCAAATTTATTTTAGCtaacacaaataaataattacatatACAATTTACGTggtctttattttttatctttttctttcttctaNNNNNNNNNNNNNNNNNNNNNNNNNNNNNNNNNNTTAATATCaccattatatttttttattagttttattttttctctaaaaaaaacaataactaaaagagaagaaaacaaaaaaatatgcacaataacaaaaataagagctaaaaaaataaaaaaaaagtcaaataaatttttattaaaaattattgcatcaaattcaaaatcttaaaaaattttaatgttaaatttgagatattattatattgtggttaaaaaattttggtgttatttttatgttttatatttttttaaataatttctcgtcctttttctttttgttttcataatttttcttgtcttacaccataattatttttatttcaccatctaagaaaaataaaaataaaaaataaaaaagaattcaacaaaaaaaataataaaatgaaaggaTTATacaacattttttcttttagtttctcTCTTCACAATAAACACAAAAACTTCTAAAAAAGAAATGCAACTTTATAAATAAACAATACATACATTCTgcacaaagaaagaagaaaaataaaaagtaaaaaaaaaaataaaaaaagaggtgCAATATCAAGTTTAGAACTTTGAAAATTTTcggtatttaaattaaaaaaattttggtatcaaaatttaaaaaattttatttcgtgGTAAGAAATTTTTTGTGCTAATTTCCacttgaaaataaagtgtgatttacatgtgtatgaatatttttttgttgagtTTAGTCCAATTTAATTGAacttaattgataaaaatatttaaatatataatgagactaaatatttaaattttatcataaaaaactAATGAGCCATAATTTAGATGAcatatttctctttttaatttagaaatatCAAATTTGAATCTCATTTGACATAActtgataaaaagaaaagaaagaaaaatttattaatatacaaaatattgCTCATATTAAAGAGAAATACTTATAAATCTGAAAGCTTTTAGAAAAGAGAAAGTCTAGGGCcagcacttttattaaaatttgatcagTACTTGGctagtaaaagaaaaaagagtaattttttaccattaaataaaatctcgcactattaaaaatattattgatggctAATTAATTGTTGTGATAAGGATGAAAGATGAGGTGAATGACCATCATTAATTAAGGGTGTTTGATTTTAATGCTGAATGGCTCAACTCCTCATggcaaacataaattaaagaagttGAAATTGTAAGCTTCACACGCCTATAAATAGTGAAGCAATCTAAGGCTTTTACACACACAAAAGCAATAaataattctctctctctttatgttgcaatacttctttctctctctttatatttctttattttatatttgttacctcttatttatttatttatttagttattttataacacgttatcagcacgagactctgatcaaattttaggaaaactccaggtaacaaatttttattatgtcaaaaTTCTTTCATCTTTAATATAATGCTCTTTATATATttggaaataattatttatcatgaatATAGATgttgaaatccatcttgattcaatggatcttgaagATACCATTGaggctgaaaataatacatccAAAAAGGATAAAAGTCAAggccatgatttttcttcatcatcatattgatgaatgattgaaaaatgaatatcccacattaaaagatcttgcagatctgtggaaAGACTTTGAAAAAAAGTACAATCatgtgatacttcctcaagcccgatatgttagagaaaattttCTCGATCTTCTATGTCTCGAATGTGCTCTTGCAGCAGCAATatcgagaaaaagaatttaaaatatttcaagttaatttcttgctttcttgATGTTGAACACAACAATGAGTTACTTTTAAGgaatcatgaagcgcgcccagTTGGCGCCGCCCtatttcctgaagtaaatgcggcaattaaccccagaagaggtaaatggcaagatttctataacaagaaaaaatatggaagaaaaatgaattatgttcacaagaaacAATCTCATCataagtgggataaagaaagaaacaatgggcAAAGTCAatcaattgaggataaatgcttccgttgtggtggaaagggccattggtcacgtatctatcgtaccccaaggcacctagttgatctttatcaagcatccttgaaaaaggatgacaaagaaaagaaaacaaattttgtttcaaatgatgaaaattcaaccactcattatgatgtatctaatttctttaaggATTCTGAAGAAAATATTggctatttgatcaatgatggaatagtttgatatatgtatgtgtttgttaagtattcatgtgaataattttactgtgcatgtacttctactcattttattattattatcatttgtttttgaagaaaaatggcaaggacatattctgaagatatttgccttgcggatagtgtaagttcgcacactattcttaaaagtaaa encodes the following:
- the LOC107467187 gene encoding protein FAR1-RELATED SEQUENCE 5-like, which translates into the protein MSNVDYVDDTNNVDGFHGNLENPLRNSDELLDDDIFMDANLANAEVGASESNEGTHFDQLDESYKIDGWEDIGKTEFLNIVDVDIKRYHFSDLGVAFDFYNAFAKSKGFSGRKSKTRKHNGIINRQNFVCCREGFRRKKADNMHTRKQEPRAETRCGCKAKVQVSFDVVSGRWIVSKFSDLHNHDLLPPIFTAMLPGHRKIPAADIEQINIMRKGGLGTAHIFATLSSQSGGHHNVPFLPRDLYNQVAQQCRRLKGDASAALQFLRKMKSIDPVMVIRYEVDRFHSIKNLFWCDGISQMDYQLFGDVLAFDATYKKNKYHCPLVVFSGVNNHNRTVVFAAALVCDESEQTYIWLLKSLLEAMKGKAPILVITDGALSMKNAIEKIFPNAHHRLCAWHLIRNATSNVGNPRFTSQFKKCMLGDYEVGVFRSKWDRMVEEFDVQDKQWIIDMYDNRHSWATAHIRGKFFAGFRTTSRCEGLHSVIAKYVKSRYNLRDFVEHFDRCVAYIRFKDSLADFECAHGVPVMQTHLLSLEKSAANLYTREVFFLFRPIIIRSGSMKVLDCIDVGSYMLYIVVKYGSPNDTWQVSFCDLPMEFTCSCMRMESFGIPCEHILSVLVTLDICELPKCLVLDRWTKNVKQQIQDTRGFTWDCLKSTQYWCLMDWFRLVATLSAGKDDRFRSMRDWAINTVDKMKADDIASAVASSSAIPATHTDPRDPPIRRRAKDRAGQRCSICRELGHNKTTCPDRSKYDRGSHERHSLLTDDDAYEAMWDEEEDFIYEEDEGECAVNSSSKSSRDQDMEIDDSNYEFGNEDDGANEIN